The Subtercola sp. PAMC28395 genome segment AGTGTCACGCGGTGCCCCACCTTTCGAAATCCGGATGATCTGCAGCCGTTGTACGAGTCTATTGGTGGTTCGTGTGAACCTTCGAAGCGTGGCCGCGAACTTGACAATCGCGCCGCTGGCTGCAGGATCGGCTCACCCGCCAGGGGAACTCTCGCAGAACGCACGATGCCCCACACCCCGTCGGCACCTGAGGGTGCAGCAAAGCAGGGTATGGGGCATCAGCTGCCGTGGAGAACGGCGAGCAGGGTTGTTACGCCGCGGTGACCAGCGAGCGCAGCACGTACTGCAGAATGCCGCCGTTGCGGTAGTAGTCCGCTTCGCCGGGCGTGTCGATGCGCAGCACGGCGTCGAACTCGATGGTCGCCTTGCCCGCCGGCGAGTTCTCGCTCGGCACCGCAGTGACGTGCAGGGTCTTCGGCGTGCGGCCCTCGTTCAACTCTTCGACGCCCGAGATGCTGATGACCTCGGTGCCGTCGAGCCCGAGTGAGGCCCACGACTCGCCGGCAGGGAACTGCAGCGGGAGCACGCCCATGCCGATGAGGTTCGAGCGGTGGATCCGTTCGAAGCTCTCAGTGATGACGGCCTTGACGCCGAGCAGCGAGGTGCCCTTTGCTGCCCAGTCACGCGAGGAGCCTGAGCCGTACTCCTTTCCGCCGAGGATGACCAGCGGGATACCCGCGGCCTGGTAGTTCTCACTGGCGTCATAGATGAACGACTGCGGGGCATCCGGCTGCGTGAAGTCACGGGTGTAACCGCCTTCGACATTGTCGAGGAGCTGGTTGCGGAGGCGGATGTTCGCAAAGGTGCCGCGAATCATGATCTCGTGGTTGCCGCGGCGCGATCCGTAGGAGTTGTAGTCCTTGCGGTCGACACCGTGAGCATCGAGGTACTTGCCAGCAGGGCTGTCTGCCTTGATGTTGCCGGCGGGGCTGATGTGGTCGGTGGTCACCGAGTCGCCGAGCTTCGCAAGAACGCGGGCACCGCTGATCGAGGCCACCGGTGTGGTCTCGATGGTCATGCCCTCGAAGTACGGGGGCTTGCGCACGTAGGTCGACTGGGCATCCCACTCGAAGGTGGGGCCGGTCGGCGTGGGCAGTGAGCGCCAGCGCTCGTCACCGTCGAAGACGCTCGAGTACTCGTGCGTGAACATCTCGGTGTTGATCGAGGTGTCGATCGTGCGCTGCACCTCTGCCGCGTCGGGCCAGATGTCGCGGAGGTACACCTCGGTGCCGTCGCTGCCCGTACCGAGCGAGTCAGTCTCGAAGTCGAAGTTCATCGAGCCGGCCAGCGCGTAGGCGATGACGAGCGGCGGTGAGGCCAGGTAGTTCATCTTCACGTCGGGGCTGATCCGACCCTCGAAGTTGCGGTTGCCCGAGAGCACTGCGGTGACGGCGAGGTCGTTCTTGTTGATCGCGTCGGTGACCTCTTCGATGAGCGGGCCGGTGTTTCCGATGCATACTGTGCATCCATAGCCCACCGTGTAGAAGCCGAGGGCCTCGAGGTCGGCGGTCAGCCCTGCTTTGGCGTAGTAGTCGGTGACGACTTTGGAGCCCGGTGCAAGGGTCGTCTTGACCCATGGCTTCGAGGTGAGGCCCTTCTTCACGGCATTGCGTGCGAGGAGACCGGCCGCGAGCATCACGCTCGGGTTGGAGGTGTTGGTGCAGGAGGTGATGGCGGCGACCGCAACTGCTCCGTGGTCGAGCGTGTAGTTCAGGCCGGCGGGTGTCGTGACCTTCGTCGGAGCCGAGACGGTCGACGGTGCATGGCTGACGTGCGAGTGTGAGAGCTCGTGGGCCGAGGCCTCGTCTTGCGCGGTGAAACCGTTGGGGTCTGAGGCCGGGAACGAGCCGTCGAGCGAGGCGTCCACGCGGGAGAGGTCCTGCTTGGCGTAATCGTTCAGGTCCTGCTCGAACTGCGACTTCGCGTGGCTGAGCTCCACCCTGTCTTGCGGGCGCTTCGGGCCGGCGATCGACGGCACGACGGTGCCGAGGTCGAGCTCGAGGTACTCGCTGAAGGCGGGTTCGACCGACGGGTCGTGCCAGAGCGTCTGCAGCTTGGCGTAGGCCTCGACGAGGGCGACCTGCTCTTCGCTGCGGCCGGTGAGGCGCAGGTAGTCGAGTGTGATGTCGTCGATCGGGAACATGGCGGCGGTCGAGCCGAACTCGGGGCTCATGTTGCCGATGGTTGCTCGGTTGGCCAGCGGCACAGCGGTGACGCCTTCGCCGTAGAACTCGACGAACTTGCCCACGACGCCGTGCTTACGCACCATCTGCGTGATCGTCAGAACGACGTCGGTCGCGGTGACGCCTGCGGGGATCGACCCGCTCAGCTTGAAGCCGACGACCTTCGGGATGAGCATGGAGACGGGCTGGCCCAACATGGCCGCCTCTGCCTCGATTCCGCCGACGCCCCAGCCGAGCACGCCCAGGCCGTTGACCATGGTGGTGTGCGAGTCGGTGCCGACGCAGGTGTCGGGGTAGGCGCGGAGCACTCCCCCGACCTCCCGGGTGAAGATGACGCGAGCCAGGTACTCGATGTTCACCTGGTGCACGATGCCGGTTCCCGGCGGTACGACCTTGAAGTCGTCGAATGCAGTCTGGCCCCAGCGGAGGAACTGGTAGCGCTCACCGTTGCGCTCGTACTCGATCTCGACGTTGCGCTCGAGGGCGTTCTCGGTGCCGAACAGGTCGGCGATGACCGAGTGGTCGATGACCAGTTCGGCTGGCGCGAGCGGGTTGATCTTGGTCGGGTCGCCGCCGAGTTCTCCGACGGCTTCCCGCATCGTTGCGAGGTCGACGATGCACGGAACGCCAGTGAAGTCCTGCATCACGACACGGGCAGGTGTGAACTGGATCTCGGTGTCGGGTTCGGCGGTGGGAACCCAGCCGCCGAGGGTCTTGATGTGCTCGGCGGTGATGTTCGCGCCGTCTTCGGTGCGAAGGAGATTCTCGAGAAGGACCTTCAGGCTGAACGGGAGCTTCTCGTACCCCGGAACGGTGTCGAGGCGGAAGACCTCATATGACTTGTCCCCCACCTGCAGGGTGTCTTTCGACCCAAAACTGTTGACTGCACTCACGTTCGTCTCTCCTTCGCTGACTACGTCAATCTTCTGCGCTCGAGATACCCGTGGCTAGGAAGGCTTACCTAACCGGCTGCGGCACCCTCGTGCTTCACAAAGTATCTTGACGTCGAGATAACTTTAGCACCACACGTATGTATGGTCCTTCACACGCGCCCGAACCTGCGCGTACGTCATTCCCTGTCGACGACGAGCCCACGTCGCTTGGCAAAGCGGTAGTAGATCTCAATTCCGAAGGCTCCGGCGATTCCCACGCCCACCACGTAGAACAGCCACGGAGAGAGCGACACCTCCAGCAGGAAGAAGTCCCGGGTGAACGGCAGCAGGTATGCCAATACGAAGGCGAGCGACACCGAGAGCACGAGCGCCACGCGCTGCCGCGAGAGGGGGCGCGCCAGCACGGAGACAATCCAGAGCGACACGATGAACAGGGCGATGGTGGCGAGGCTGCGGGCTTCACGCTGCGGCAGCGTCTCCCGGAGCGGGCCGTATGCCACCAGGCAAGCGGTCGCCGCGATGACGCCCGTCGGCAGGGAGAATTTGAGCACTCGTGGGAGGATTCCGTGGCGATACCGGCGCCGGTTGGGTGCCAGCGCGAGAAAGAACGACGGCACACCGATCGCGAGCACCGAGACCAGGGTCAGCTGTCGCGGCAGGAAGGGGAATTCCCAGGCGAAGGCAGCGGTGAACAGTGCCAGCACGATCCCGTAGACGGTCTTCGAGAGAAACAGGTTCGAGACCCGCTCGACGTTGGCGATGACCCGTCGTCCGAGCATCAGTACCTCGGGCATCCGGTCGAATCGGCTGTCGAGCAGCACGATCCGGGAGACCGCGCGTGTGGCGGGCGTCGCGTTGCCCATCGCGATTCCGAGGTCGGAATTCTTGATTGCCATCGCGTCGTTCACGCCGTCACCCGTCATCGCGACCGAGCGACCCTGGCCCTGGAGGAGCGCAACCACGGACTGCTTCTGCGCCGGCGACACGCGCCCGAAGATGTTCGACTCCAGGAGGGCGGCCGTCAATTCGTCGTCGCTGTCGAGCAGGCTGGCGTCGACCGCCGCCTCACCCAGGCCGAGCTTTCGGGCGATGGCTGCTACGGTGCGCGGGTTGTCTCCCGACAGGACGATGACGCGCACTCCCTCTTCGGCGAAGTAGTCGAGAGTTTCGCGCGCGTCGGGCCGCACGGTCTCTTCGAAGATCACAAAACAGGCCGGTGAGCACGAGGCGACAGCATCGGGGTGGTCGACGAAGTGAGTCGGCAGGTACTCCGTGCGCGCGAGAACGAGGGTTCTGCGCCCGCTCGACGCGATCGTGTTGGCCGCCGTCAGGGCCACCGGATGCCCGGCCAGCAGCTTCTCGGGAGCCCCCAGCAGCCACGTGACGCCGTCGTCGTGCCCACCGGGTGCGGCAACCCGATACGAGAGCCGTACGGCACTGAAGGCCCGCTGCGAGCTGAACGCCAGCCTCTCCCCCACGACGGCATCACCGAGCTCGAAATGATTCGACAGCGCACGCGAGGTCGAGTTGCCGGCGTCGTCGGTGGCCAGGGCAGCGAGGGCGACCCGACAGTCGTCGAGGTCACCGTCATCACCGGGCAGACTCTCGAGTCCATGGAACCCGATTGCCCCGGTGGTGAGTGTGCCGGTCTT includes the following:
- the acnA gene encoding aconitate hydratase AcnA, producing MSAVNSFGSKDTLQVGDKSYEVFRLDTVPGYEKLPFSLKVLLENLLRTEDGANITAEHIKTLGGWVPTAEPDTEIQFTPARVVMQDFTGVPCIVDLATMREAVGELGGDPTKINPLAPAELVIDHSVIADLFGTENALERNVEIEYERNGERYQFLRWGQTAFDDFKVVPPGTGIVHQVNIEYLARVIFTREVGGVLRAYPDTCVGTDSHTTMVNGLGVLGWGVGGIEAEAAMLGQPVSMLIPKVVGFKLSGSIPAGVTATDVVLTITQMVRKHGVVGKFVEFYGEGVTAVPLANRATIGNMSPEFGSTAAMFPIDDITLDYLRLTGRSEEQVALVEAYAKLQTLWHDPSVEPAFSEYLELDLGTVVPSIAGPKRPQDRVELSHAKSQFEQDLNDYAKQDLSRVDASLDGSFPASDPNGFTAQDEASAHELSHSHVSHAPSTVSAPTKVTTPAGLNYTLDHGAVAVAAITSCTNTSNPSVMLAAGLLARNAVKKGLTSKPWVKTTLAPGSKVVTDYYAKAGLTADLEALGFYTVGYGCTVCIGNTGPLIEEVTDAINKNDLAVTAVLSGNRNFEGRISPDVKMNYLASPPLVIAYALAGSMNFDFETDSLGTGSDGTEVYLRDIWPDAAEVQRTIDTSINTEMFTHEYSSVFDGDERWRSLPTPTGPTFEWDAQSTYVRKPPYFEGMTIETTPVASISGARVLAKLGDSVTTDHISPAGNIKADSPAGKYLDAHGVDRKDYNSYGSRRGNHEIMIRGTFANIRLRNQLLDNVEGGYTRDFTQPDAPQSFIYDASENYQAAGIPLVILGGKEYGSGSSRDWAAKGTSLLGVKAVITESFERIHRSNLIGMGVLPLQFPAGESWASLGLDGTEVISISGVEELNEGRTPKTLHVTAVPSENSPAGKATIEFDAVLRIDTPGEADYYRNGGILQYVLRSLVTAA
- a CDS encoding HAD-IC family P-type ATPase, which translates into the protein MAFDPGLTGADVAERLRNGQVNVTHAPTSRSLRSIFAENVFTFFNGILTVCFIAVILLGDLRDGFFYGVVVFNALIGIVQELRAKRALDRLALLAAPETAVRRDGALQIIRPEEVVLGDLVIVRPGDQITADAEVLVTTALFLDESLLTGESDPVAKKPGDHLMSGSLVSSGTAEARVIAVGADSYASKLTAEIKRHSLVHSELRAATNRILVYLSWILVPMIIIIGFGRIATYGGFAALANPADQSWRLALIDAVAGVVGIIPEGLVLLTSLAFGVAAISLTRQKVLVQELAAVEVLARVDTLCLDKTGTLTTGAIGFHGLESLPGDDGDLDDCRVALAALATDDAGNSTSRALSNHFELGDAVVGERLAFSSQRAFSAVRLSYRVAAPGGHDDGVTWLLGAPEKLLAGHPVALTAANTIASSGRRTLVLARTEYLPTHFVDHPDAVASCSPACFVIFEETVRPDARETLDYFAEEGVRVIVLSGDNPRTVAAIARKLGLGEAAVDASLLDSDDELTAALLESNIFGRVSPAQKQSVVALLQGQGRSVAMTGDGVNDAMAIKNSDLGIAMGNATPATRAVSRIVLLDSRFDRMPEVLMLGRRVIANVERVSNLFLSKTVYGIVLALFTAAFAWEFPFLPRQLTLVSVLAIGVPSFFLALAPNRRRYRHGILPRVLKFSLPTGVIAATACLVAYGPLRETLPQREARSLATIALFIVSLWIVSVLARPLSRQRVALVLSVSLAFVLAYLLPFTRDFFLLEVSLSPWLFYVVGVGIAGAFGIEIYYRFAKRRGLVVDRE